A window of Lytechinus pictus isolate F3 Inbred chromosome 7, Lp3.0, whole genome shotgun sequence contains these coding sequences:
- the LOC129264471 gene encoding ankyrin repeat and SOCS box protein 2-like, which produces MDDYFDEDGAHHWVDEDDPYVELDSFNDDNDQPRSSSDGSSSDCCDVVLPYESEHPNKYVPWAMKQYPPDVIEAWTMLHNCTLSGNQQPAPEFLDKLSKEVLDQPNHEGETLLYMAAFRGHYQMVATLLNAGANPHKGDEFFDMTPLFVAVQNCHIECVNKLLEHVPVNHENTSGFTALFKAAQFGPHKDMLRYLSQPPPHLQEIIHKTRPQNEVILDTLLEKGADVNFTSKVGLTPLLVATRENNVYAVRRLLECGADPMALYKHPISSMKSPLSALDMAAEDESTESLQVILEKCSDNKTLMSRNSAMCLAVRKGNLPCVQALIDTGFDADMGVKLPPAELEQFRSSEDALPILTCIDKVNLDLARYLLSRGASPLYHNLPIAEPFDRCPVYNAFLKSRALLEILLAHCADMKSCPTLRDVHFPIRDPAVWERTPSCFEVILRAGFRLNLDSLNFSDIHLQGRNIEDVARIWWFYTDEIPKDEYLNAILVDFIEMPRSLADLCRVTIRRSISFPKLAKPSTSVRLLPIPQHLQDYVGHM; this is translated from the exons ATGGACGACTACTTTGATGAGGATGGGGCTCATCACTGGGTGGATGAGGATGACCCTTACGTGGAGTTGGATAGCTTCAACGACGACAACGACCAACCTCGGTCCAGTTCGGATGGCTCCAGCAGCGATTGCTGTGATGTCGTCCTCCCGTACGAGAGTGAGCATCCCAACAAGTATGTCCCTTGGGCCATGAAGCAGTATCCTCCGGATGTCATTGAGGCATGGACCATGCTTCATAACTGCACGCTGTCCGGCAATCAACAACCTGCTCCAGAGTTCTTGGACAAGTTGTCCAAAGAAG taCTGGATCAACCAAACCATGAAGGGGAAACACTGCTGTACATGGCTGCTTTCAGGGGACACTACCAGATGGTTGCTACGTTGCTCAATGCTGGAGCAAACCCTCACAAGGGAGATGAGTTCTTTGACATGACTCCACTCTTTGTAG CTGTACAAAATTGTCACATTGAGTGCGTCAACAAGTTGCTAGAGCATGTCCCTGTCAACCATGAGAACACTAGCGGTTTCACTGCCCTCTTCAAGGCAGCTCAGTTTGGACCTCACAAAGACATGCTACGTTACCTCAGCCAACCTCCACCGCATCTACAGgaaataatacataaaacaaGACCGCAGAATGAAGTTATCTTAGATACTCTGCTTGAAAAAG GAGCCGATGTAAACTTCACATCCAAGGTTGGACTCACACCTCTGTTGGTGGCCACCCGGGAGAACAACGTGTATGCCGTGCGGAGGTTACTGGAGTGCGGGGCCGATCCCATGGCTCTATACAAGCATCCTATCTCTTCCATGAAATCACCTCTCTCTGCCCTCGATATGGCTGCCGAAGATGAGAGCACGGA ATCATTACAAGTCATTCTAGAGAAGTGTAGTGATAATAAGACCTTAATGTCAAGGAACAGTGCAATGTGCTTGGCGGTTCGCAAGGGGAATCTCCCCTGTGTTCAGGCACTCATCGATACAGGATTTGATGCTGACATGGGTGTCAAGCTACCCCCAGCAGAACTTGAGCAGTTCCGATCATCGGAAGATGCGCTTCCTATCCTCACCTGCATTGACAAGGTTAATCTTGACCTAGCGAGGTATCTCCTGTCAAGGGGGGCATCGCCGCTTTATCACAATCTTCCCATCGCCGAGCCGTTTGATAGATGCCCTGTCTACAATGCCTTCCTAAAGAGCAGGGCACTCCTGGAGATCCTCCTCGCTCACTGTGCCGACATGAAATCTTGCCCGACCCTCAGAGACGTCCATTTTCCTATCAGAGATCCTGCTGTGTGGGAGCGAACGCCGTCATGCTTTGAAGTCATATTGCGGGCTGGATTCAGGCTTAATTTAGACTCCCTGAATTTCAGTGATATTCATCTGCAGGGAAGGAATATTGAGGACGTCGCCAGGATTTGGTGGTTCTATACAGACGAAATTCCAAAGGATGAATATCTCAATGCGATTCTTGTTGACTTTATTG AAATGCCTCGGTCACTGGCTGACCTATGTCGAGTGACAATACGAAGGAGCATCAGCTTTCCCAAACTAGCCAAGCCTTCGACATCTGTGAGGCTCTTGCCAATACCCCAACACCTACAGGATTACGTTGGACATATGTGA